The Streptomyces sp. NBC_00510 genomic interval CCAGCGGGTGCTCTGCCGCGGCCGGAGGTAGAAGAGCCAGTAGGCCAGCGAGGCGGCGACGATCACACCGGTGATCACCAGGTCCTGCGCGGTCTGCCGGGTCAGCACGTACGCCAGCACGACGACCAGCAGCAGCGGCACCGCGGGCCACAGCGGCATGCGCCAGGCCGCACGCGCCTTGTGCCCGGCGCGGCGCGAGCCGAGGGCCGCGAGGGCGACGACGATGTACATCGCGGCGACCGCCACACCGGTGACGCCGCTCAGCGTCTCCACCGGCACGAAGCACAGCACCGCACCCGGCACGCCCACCGCGAGCGTCGCGATCCACGGGGCGCCGAACCGCTTGCTCAGCGTGCCGAAGGCCTTGTTGACCGGGGTCGGCCAGGCGCGGTCCCGCGCGGAGGCGTACAGCACCCGGGAGTTCTGGATGACCATCACGATGCCCGCGTTGATGATGGCCAGCGCGATGCAGAGGCTGACGAAGGTGCCGACCGCCGAGTTGCTCCAGCCCCGTACGAGCGCCGAGAGGTCGCCCGCCATCAGGGAGTTCATGTCGGGCGCGCCCAGCGTGATCGCGATCGTCGGCACGATCACCACCAGGGCGCCGATGCCGAGCGTCCACAGCACGGTCCGGGAGACCGTGCGCCGCGGGTTCTCCATCTCCTCGGACAGGTACACGGCCGTGCTGAAGCCCTGCAGCACGAAGAGCGCGATCGCCAGCCCCGCGATGATCGTCCCCGCCGTGACCGCCGACCCCACCCCGTGCCCGGCCTCCGTCACCGGGTGGATCAGCACCGAGGCCGACCGCGAGGTGTGGGAGAAGCCGAGGAAGGCCACGACCGCCGCCGCGACGACCTCCAGGACCAGGAAGATGCCGGTGATCCAGGCATTGGCCCGCAGGTCCAGCAGACCCATGACGGTGGCCAGCAGCATGACGGCGGCGCCCGCGATCTTCGGGTCGATCTGCATGATCGGCGCCAGGTACTCGCCCGTGCCGAGCGCGATGATCGGCGGCACGATCATCACGACGATCAGGGACAGCACGAACACGATCCACCCGGCCAGCCGCCCGATGAGCGTGCCGACCATCGCGTACTCGCCGCCCGCGCTCGGTATCAGCGTCCCGAGTTCCGAATAGCAGAAGGCCACCGCGATGCAGAGGACCGCCGCGATCACGATGGTCAGCGCCGTCCCGGTTCCCAGGTCGGCGAAGAGCGGGGGCACGATGACGAACAGCGAGGAGGCCGGGGTCAGGCACGACAGCGTCAGCAGCGTTCCGCCGACCACGCCGATCGACCTCTTGAGCGACTTCGGAGCCTCGATGGGCGGGGCCGGCGGCGAGTGCGGGGCCGTCGGCGGGTGGAGCGTGTCGGTCATGCGCGCATCCGATCGGGTCGGGCTCGAGGGGGCTACCGCCTCCGGTCCAGGGAAACATGAAACGGAATGTTCACCTCCGCTTCCGAGGATGAAACCGCGCGCGTCAAGCCCCCGTCAAGAGTCTCCGGACAACGAAATCCGAAGATCAACCAGCCTATGTCCGACGTAAAACCGGCAACTTGCGGTCTGGCACTGTGTATATCGCCGATTGTCGATCAGAATAGCCACACCCCTTCCTTCATCAGGTCCCGGTCCCGCATCTCCGGCAGCGTCCCCCAGGCCTGCACCCATTGCGGCCGGATCGCGTAGAACGCGTACGAAGGTCCGTCACCACGGGGATCCCACTCGGCCTTCGCCGCGAAGGCGTCACCGACACCGTCCGGCAGCCGCGCGAAGTCCACGACCCGTGCCGTGCCGTCGATGAGCACCAGATCTCTCGTGTGACCCAGGCTCAGCCGCACCCGTCCCGAGGACTCCAGGTTCCTCCCGGTGGGATTCGTCCTCCGTGTGGCGAGCCACAGCTCCTCTCCGTCCCACCAGAACGACAGCGGGACGAGGCACGGCACCCCGCGCGCGTCCGCCGTCGCCACCCACACGTCCTCGTCGTCCTTGAGTCGGCCCAT includes:
- a CDS encoding APC family permease; its protein translation is MTDTLHPPTAPHSPPAPPIEAPKSLKRSIGVVGGTLLTLSCLTPASSLFVIVPPLFADLGTGTALTIVIAAVLCIAVAFCYSELGTLIPSAGGEYAMVGTLIGRLAGWIVFVLSLIVVMIVPPIIALGTGEYLAPIMQIDPKIAGAAVMLLATVMGLLDLRANAWITGIFLVLEVVAAAVVAFLGFSHTSRSASVLIHPVTEAGHGVGSAVTAGTIIAGLAIALFVLQGFSTAVYLSEEMENPRRTVSRTVLWTLGIGALVVIVPTIAITLGAPDMNSLMAGDLSALVRGWSNSAVGTFVSLCIALAIINAGIVMVIQNSRVLYASARDRAWPTPVNKAFGTLSKRFGAPWIATLAVGVPGAVLCFVPVETLSGVTGVAVAAMYIVVALAALGSRRAGHKARAAWRMPLWPAVPLLLVVVLAYVLTRQTAQDLVITGVIVAASLAYWLFYLRPRQSTRWVISVPEEEMGLEDA
- a CDS encoding pyridoxamine 5'-phosphate oxidase family protein, producing MTRTLRERHAAAMGRLKDDEDVWVATADARGVPCLVPLSFWWDGEELWLATRRTNPTGRNLESSGRVRLSLGHTRDLVLIDGTARVVDFARLPDGVGDAFAAKAEWDPRGDGPSYAFYAIRPQWVQAWGTLPEMRDRDLMKEGVWLF